The DNA region TTCGTTAATTTAAAAGCGGTGGTATAATAAGCCTGGTCATCGTTCCATGTAGCTCTTGGGCTCAATACTTTTGTTGGCACACCAGGACATTCCCTAGGTTGAGCGACACCAAAAACGGAATGAATATGGTAATCATCATAATTATACAACCCTAAATCGTCATTAAGAACCGCATTGATCATGGCTCGGGTATACTTCAATTTCATTCGCGTCCCTACACCGTAGGGGCCACCGGTCCACCCCGTGTTGACTAACCATACATTTACACCGGCATCTTGCATTTTCTTGCTTAACATTTCAGCATATTTAGCGGGATGCAATGGCATGAAAGGAGCTCCAAAACATGCGGAGAAAGACGGTATTGGCTCCACAACACCCGCTTCCGTACCGGCAACTTTAGCCGTGTATCCGGATATAAAATGATAAGCTGCCTGGCTTGGTGTAAGTTTGGATATTGGAGGCAGTACACCAAAAGCGTCTGCGGTTAAAAAGAAAATGTTCTTAGGGTTCTTTCCTATGGAAGGGCGCTTTACATTTTCAATATGATAAATTGGGTAACTCACCCTCGTATTTTGAGTAATTGAGGTGTTGGCAAAATCTACGTTTCCAGCCTCATCCATTATAACATTTTCTAAAATCGCACCTTTTTTAATGGCTCCGAAGATTTCAGGTTCGTTCTCTTGAGATAGGTTGATGACTTTGGCATAACATCCACCTTCAAAATTAAAAACGGCATTTTCATTGTTCCAACCATGTTCATCGTCTCCAATTAATTTTCGGGATGAATCTGTGGACAACGTAGTCTTACCTGTACCTGAAAGACCAAAAAAGATAGCGGTATCTCCTTCTTTACCCACATTTGCGGAACAGTGCATAGGCATGGTATTTTTCTCCACGGGAAGAATGAAGTTTAACGCCGAGAAAATTCCCTTTTTGATTTCTCCCGTATAACCCGTTCCTCCAATCAGGGCAATTTTTCTGGTAAAGTTTAGAATTGCAAAATTATGTTGCCTTGTTCCGTCTACTTCGGCATCTGCCATAAAACCCGGTGCATTGATTACCGTCCACTCAGGTTCAAAATTCTTAAGTTCTTCTTCCGTTGGGCGGATAAACATATTGTAAGCAAACTGATTGGACCACGGATACTCATTTATCACCCTAATATCCATTCGGTAATTATGGTCGGCACAAGCATAACAGTCTCGCACAAACAATTCTTTTTCATTCAGATAAGCAATAACCTTATCATAAAGCGCATCAAATTTAGAAGACTCAAACGGAATATTGATATCGCCCCACCAAACCTTTTCTTCGGTAACGGCATCTTTAACAATAAACCGATCTTTAGGAGATCTTCCCGTAAATTCACCGGTGTTAACGGCTAGAGCACCGGACGATGCTTTTTTACCCATTCCTTTCTCAAGAGTAATGGTTTCTAATTCGGAAGGCGATAACTGATAATGCAGATTCTCGTGCGTAATACCGTACGATTGTAAAGAAACAGATTTTCCCATTTTTTAAGAATTGTTAATTCAGAGTTCATTTTAGGTGGTAAAATTATCAAAATAATAATCTTACATACCAAAAAATGAGAATTTATTAGTAGAAATGTTTATAAACTCGATAGCCGAATATACTCCACCCAATAATAAGCAGAGTCCCACCAAGCGGAGTGACCAGACCAATCACTTTAAAATCAAAGGAGGTTAAACTATTTGTTGCCAGTAAATAAATAGAGAACGAAAAACAACAAATGCCAACTAGCAGAAAATAGAAAATCAGCTTTTTCATAACTTCGGGCAGTTGTTTCATTGTTCCCAGAATAAGCAAAAGTAATGCGTGGTACATTTGGTATTTTACCCCGGTCTCAAAAGTTTGGATAGCTTCGGCATCAATGAGCTTTTCTAAACCGTGGGCTCCAAAAGCCCCTAAAATAACAGCCAAGGCTCCTAATAGGATTCCAGTGAGATAAATTGTTTTGTTCATAACTTATATGATGTATTTTTTTATAAATATAACAATCACTACCTTAGTATCTCGTTACAACCACTAAAAGTACAAAACTAAATGCCGCGAAATATACTTGTTATAGGAGCAGGGAAATCTACCTCATACTTATTAGATTACTTCCTTGACAAATCTGAAGAAGAGGAATTACACCTTACGATTGGTGACCTTAATCCCGATACTATTTCACAGTCTATTAGCAACCATAGAAACTGTACCGTGTTTGAGCTCAACATTCAGAATGAAGTTGCCAGACAGCAAGCCATTGCAGAAAGTGACATTGTGGTCTCTATGCTTCCCGCATTTTTACATATTAAAATTGCTGCCGACTGTATTGCTCTCAGCAAGCACCTTGTGACCGCTTCTTATGTAAGCGATGCTTTAAAAAAACTTGACCCACAGGCTCAAGAAAAAGGGCTTATTTTTATGAACGAAGTGGGACTAGACCCCGGTATAGACCACATGAGTGCCATGCAGATTATTGACCGCATAAGGGACAAGGGAGGAAAAATGTTGCTTTTTGAATCGTTTTGTGGTGGATTGGTTGCTCCCGAAAGCGACAATAACCTTTGGAACTATAAATTCACCTGGAACCCAAGAAATGTGGTTTTAGCGGGCCAAGGCGGTGCCGCTAAATTCATTCAAGAAGGTACTTATAAATATGTACCCTACCATAAGCTTTTTAGGCGAACAGAATTTTTTGATATTGAAGGGTATGGTCGTTTTGAAGGCTATGCGAACCGAGACTCCTTAAACTATAGAGAAGCATACGGCCTAGAAAATATACTTACCCTCTACAGAGGCACTATGCGCAGGACCGGGTTTTCAAAAGCGTGGAACATGTTCGTACAACTAGGTATGACCGATGACAGTTACACCATTGAGAATTCTGAAAACATGTCTTACCGAGAGTTTACCAATCTGTTTTTGCCCTATTCCCCAACAGATTCGGTAGAACTAAAATTACGTCACTACCTTAAAATTGACCAAGATGATAGCATGTGGGAAAAATTATTGGAGCTTCATCTATTTGAAGACGATAAAAAAATAGAGCTAAAAAACGCCACTCCCGCACAAATACTACAATACATCCTAGAAGATAGCTGGACGCTAGCGGATTCTGACAAAGATATGATCGTTATGTATCACAAATTCGGTTACGAGCTGAATGGAGAGAAACACCAAATTGATGCGAACATGGTGGTCATAGGAGAAAACAGAACATATACAGCTATGGCCAAAACGGTTGGTTTACCCGTTGCCATCGCTACTTTAGCCATTTTAAATAAAAAAATAACAACGCCTGGAGTTCAGATTCCCATTAAAAAGGAAGTTTATGAACCTATACTAAAAGAACTTAAGGCATACGGAATCGACTTTAAAGAATACGAAGTACCGTATTTGGGATACAACTTAAGCCCCGTCTCCAATGGAGATTAGCAATAGCCAGTAACACCACACACCTAGATTTTAGAAAGTATACAATTCAAACAATAATAGCTACTTTTACCATCAATTTATAACTCAAAATATGAAACTAGGTAACGATAAGGTGAAAATTGACGGTATTGACAAAAAAATCCTAAGGTACTTAATGGATGACGCCAGAAAACCTATTCTTGAAATTGCTCGTAATATTGGCATCTCTGGTGCCGCTATTCACCAACGATTGCGAAAATTAGAATCTTCAGGACTACTATCCGGGTCAAAATTCGTTATCAATCCAAAAATAATTGGTTACCATACCATGGCCTATATTGGTATTTATCTAGATAAGGCCATGAGCAATCCCGCCGCAGTAAAACAGCTGGAAAAAATACCAGAAGTACTTGAATGTCATTACACTACAGGAAACTGGTCCATTCTCATAAAAGTGCTCTGTAGGGACAATGAACACCTAATGCACGTGCTCAATAAAGATATTCAACAAATAGAGGGTGTATCCCGTACGGAGACCTTTATTTCCCTTGCACAACAAATTGATCGACAAATTCAGATATAATATTTGTATTAAATCTAAATAAGGATTATTTTTGTCCCCAATGGAGCTAATATACTCATCACAATACTATACATTTTTCCAATCTGACAAGGAAAGATGCTTCTATATTGATATGGGCCAGAAGGTGGTTCGTTTGTCTTTTTGTCAATTGCTTGCCTTAAGGCAGTCAGTTTGGACAATTAACATTGAAAACCATTTTGAAGGTGACGCCAACCCACATGGGCTTGAAATTTTATCGCTTTGCAATAAGGAACATCTTTTTGTTCTTAACACCCTTGAGGTTCTGGACCTTAAAGAACTTTTAATCGGTTCACTATTTATTCTTGATATTGCCGCTCAGACACCAACACTGAGTGTTAAATCCTGATTTTCCACTATTTTTAATGAGTCTAAAACCAGTTATAAATTAGTCTGGGCCCTAGTTATATGCACTCTTTTGTAATAACTTTACGTTAAGTAAAGAAAAGCAAACAATGAAAGATATAGCAAGACAACAGATGAGTATGAAGGTAGAAAGCATGGATATGCTTAATACCCAAATACAGATGGAAGGAAAAGCATCGGCCTCTTACCTGGCCATGGCTTCATGGTGCGATCAACGTGGTTATATAGGAAGTGCAGATTTTTTATATGCACAAGCTGCCGAGGAGAGAGAGCATATGATGAAAATTTTTAAGTTCGTGAACGATTGTGGTGGCAACGCCCTATCTCCCAACATAGAAAATATAAATCACGATTTTTCTTCTTTGGAGGAAATTTTCGAAACTGCTTTAAGCCAAGAAATAGAGGTTACAAAATCAATTAATAGAATTGTAGCAGCCGCTAAGAACAACAACGACTTTGGCGTTGAGAACTTTCTACAGTGGTTCGTTACCGAGCAATTGGAAGAAGAAAAAACAATGCGTGATATACTCGACTTATTCGAAATCATGGGCCGCGATGGAATTGCCCTTAAATTTATTGATGAGCGTATAAAAGCAGAGTAACCAAGAATTTTAAAGTAAAGCTAACTCAAATTAAAAAGGCTGTCCAATTCGTTTTGGACAGCCTTTTTAATATTTTCTAAGCTACTGCGTAGCGGAATATTATTAATCCCTGCCACCCAATACTTGCATACCCCAGTATACCAAAGTGGCCAATGAACCAATTGCCGCTACCAAATACGTACGTGCAGCCCATTTAAGCGCATCTTCCGAACCTTTATATTCTTGTGGTGTTACTACATTCTTAGCTTTCAACCATGCTAAGGCACGGTTACTAGCATCGTATTCTACCGGTAGGGTTATAAAGCTGAACAATGTTGCCATACCCATCATAATCAGACCGGCTACCGCTACCCAATATCCTATACCAACTCCTGCCGCGGCACCCAACATCAACCCACCAAAAACGACCCACATAGACATACTGGACGTAATGCTAACGATAGGCACCAATTTAGAGCGTAAAGTCAACCATTCGTACGCTTGTGCATGTTGTACCGCATGACCACATTCGTGAGCCGCAACAGCTGCTGCAGAAGCGTTTCTTTGGTTATAAACCCCTTCACTTAAATTTACCGTTTTGTTCTGTGGATTGTAATGGTCCGTAAGCATACCTGCGGTTGAAACCACTTTTACGTCTCTAATGCCATGGTCAGCCAACATTTTTTCCGCAATTTCAGCACCGCTCATGCCATTACTAAGATGTACTTTGGAATAATGCTTAAACTTACTTTTTAATTTACTACTCACCAACCAGCTTACTAAAGCTATAGCACCGATCAATATATAATATCCCATCATAATTTTATTCTTTTAAGATTTGAATTTAAAGATAATCAAATCTACCTCACTTCGACTGCGCTCAGTGAGGTAGATTCCGATATTGTTACTCCTCTTCTATCTCGACTGCGCTCAGTGAGGTAGATTCCATTGTTTCATCCTCTACTGCGTTCAACAAACTAGAAACTAAGGTTGTTTTTCCTCCTTTACTATATCAATTACACTAAACAAGCAAAACTCAGATTTTTTAAAAACTCTCTTTTTCAACCTAATTCTTGCACCTCACTGAGCGCAGTCGAAGTGAGGTGCTTCAACAACAATCAATCACTGGATATATTGAAAAGCAAAAACCTCGCCAAATCAATTTTGCGAGGTTTTGAA from Zobellia alginiliquefaciens includes:
- the pckA gene encoding phosphoenolpyruvate carboxykinase (ATP); the encoded protein is MGKSVSLQSYGITHENLHYQLSPSELETITLEKGMGKKASSGALAVNTGEFTGRSPKDRFIVKDAVTEEKVWWGDINIPFESSKFDALYDKVIAYLNEKELFVRDCYACADHNYRMDIRVINEYPWSNQFAYNMFIRPTEEELKNFEPEWTVINAPGFMADAEVDGTRQHNFAILNFTRKIALIGGTGYTGEIKKGIFSALNFILPVEKNTMPMHCSANVGKEGDTAIFFGLSGTGKTTLSTDSSRKLIGDDEHGWNNENAVFNFEGGCYAKVINLSQENEPEIFGAIKKGAILENVIMDEAGNVDFANTSITQNTRVSYPIYHIENVKRPSIGKNPKNIFFLTADAFGVLPPISKLTPSQAAYHFISGYTAKVAGTEAGVVEPIPSFSACFGAPFMPLHPAKYAEMLSKKMQDAGVNVWLVNTGWTGGPYGVGTRMKLKYTRAMINAVLNDDLGLYNYDDYHIHSVFGVAQPRECPGVPTKVLSPRATWNDDQAYYTTAFKLTNAFRENFKKFEAFASEEIRRGGPQRYAF
- a CDS encoding DUF423 domain-containing protein, with protein sequence MNKTIYLTGILLGALAVILGAFGAHGLEKLIDAEAIQTFETGVKYQMYHALLLLILGTMKQLPEVMKKLIFYFLLVGICCFSFSIYLLATNSLTSFDFKVIGLVTPLGGTLLIIGWSIFGYRVYKHFY
- a CDS encoding saccharopine dehydrogenase family protein; its protein translation is MPRNILVIGAGKSTSYLLDYFLDKSEEEELHLTIGDLNPDTISQSISNHRNCTVFELNIQNEVARQQAIAESDIVVSMLPAFLHIKIAADCIALSKHLVTASYVSDALKKLDPQAQEKGLIFMNEVGLDPGIDHMSAMQIIDRIRDKGGKMLLFESFCGGLVAPESDNNLWNYKFTWNPRNVVLAGQGGAAKFIQEGTYKYVPYHKLFRRTEFFDIEGYGRFEGYANRDSLNYREAYGLENILTLYRGTMRRTGFSKAWNMFVQLGMTDDSYTIENSENMSYREFTNLFLPYSPTDSVELKLRHYLKIDQDDSMWEKLLELHLFEDDKKIELKNATPAQILQYILEDSWTLADSDKDMIVMYHKFGYELNGEKHQIDANMVVIGENRTYTAMAKTVGLPVAIATLAILNKKITTPGVQIPIKKEVYEPILKELKAYGIDFKEYEVPYLGYNLSPVSNGD
- a CDS encoding Lrp/AsnC ligand binding domain-containing protein — translated: MKLGNDKVKIDGIDKKILRYLMDDARKPILEIARNIGISGAAIHQRLRKLESSGLLSGSKFVINPKIIGYHTMAYIGIYLDKAMSNPAAVKQLEKIPEVLECHYTTGNWSILIKVLCRDNEHLMHVLNKDIQQIEGVSRTETFISLAQQIDRQIQI
- a CDS encoding ferritin, whose product is MKDIARQQMSMKVESMDMLNTQIQMEGKASASYLAMASWCDQRGYIGSADFLYAQAAEEREHMMKIFKFVNDCGGNALSPNIENINHDFSSLEEIFETALSQEIEVTKSINRIVAAAKNNNDFGVENFLQWFVTEQLEEEKTMRDILDLFEIMGRDGIALKFIDERIKAE
- a CDS encoding zinc metallopeptidase, which codes for MMGYYILIGAIALVSWLVSSKLKSKFKHYSKVHLSNGMSGAEIAEKMLADHGIRDVKVVSTAGMLTDHYNPQNKTVNLSEGVYNQRNASAAAVAAHECGHAVQHAQAYEWLTLRSKLVPIVSITSSMSMWVVFGGLMLGAAAGVGIGYWVAVAGLIMMGMATLFSFITLPVEYDASNRALAWLKAKNVVTPQEYKGSEDALKWAARTYLVAAIGSLATLVYWGMQVLGGRD